Proteins encoded in a region of the Eretmochelys imbricata isolate rEreImb1 chromosome 10, rEreImb1.hap1, whole genome shotgun sequence genome:
- the FAM83G gene encoding protein FAM83G: protein MALSQVQCLDDSHVNWRSSESKPEFFYSEEQRLALEALVSKGPEAFYEVLKKESIRDFLSELELKKIMESLETYDPGSEYIPRHGAGDSDGDCTSQGGEGELAPSLQYWPQRSDRSIPQLDLGWPETAAYRGVTRAMVYMQPPIDGQAHIKEVVRKMIVQAQKVVAVVMDMFTDVDIFKDLLEAGFKRKVGVYIIVDETNVKYFLQMCERAQMHAGHLKNLRVRCTGGTEFFTRSATKFKGALAQKFMFLDGDRAMCGSYSFTWSAARTDRNVISVLSGQVVEAFDKQFQELYLMSRGVSLKSIPMDEEPEPEPFTLPSLMPVTPANAVVKKLINPKYALVKAKSAEQISKMSSERQAGTGRNMMDSKNKALPEGQSAEQQNDMADLAPPIHPGLLNMEKANMFDYLPTWVEPDPDPSEILGYINIIDPTIKNVKLSQMNRIKVCDVAQANVQHRQMLKNKELEAKRSQEPSPATPPTPIKEAPKPVESPKARSPGEDKKGALAILAVSQHLKQPTAAEAQKMDVRPPVPRPRTVDVTDFISKSGALCKDTAALLGDAKEQLHHGAEQANADYRPGENPAQAPAAASHHQLRRQAAVFQEAQGTAAMCPANGLEGEDDEEDYLTLSDQESYSSSSATHSYHPSNASSTSDELFEVRGRFGPLRRTNSDHIPNGGNLHLQRKMSDPHISRGTYVSPLGSLQSPPNVRLEDTGLRRDDATEVIRCVLGTGNSPRAVLDGKGALASKVGQGPPFHHYVSRNPACPGQGRGGAHALRHEKNPGPSKYKADGTSAKKPTATTNPQPYWQSKGFSSTRNVQPGHLSQGISRATGKPLSSLPENQRTADEVRMPLGIPLTKLSQFKHLKTKVGGVQQVSTDSKRRLPGAASRKDQ from the exons ATGGCTCTCTCCCAGGTGCAGTGTCTGGATGACAGTCATGTCAACTGGAGATCCAGCGAATCCAAGCCGGAGTTCTTCTACAGCGAGGAGCAGAGACTGGCTTTGGAAGCCCTGGTCTCAAAGGGGCCAGAGGCCTTCTACGAGGTCCTCAAGAAAGAGAGCATCCGGGACTTCCTCTCCGAGCTGGAGCTTAAAAAGATCATGGAGTCGCTGGAAACGTACGACCCGGGTTCGGAGTATATCCCACGCCACGGGGCCGGGGACAGCGACGGTGACTGCACCAGCCAAGGGGGCGAGGGAGAGTTGGCGCCCTCTTTGCAGTACTGGCCCCAGAGATCCGACCGCTCCATCCCGCAGCTGGACCTGGGCTGGCCCGAGACCGCCGCCTACCGGGGAGTCACCAGGGCCATGGTGTACATGCAGCCGCCCATCGACGGGCAAGCGCACATCAAGGAGGTGGTCAGGAAGATGATTGTCCAGGCTCAGAAG gTCGTGGCTGTGGTCATGGACATGTTCACGGACGTCGACATCTTCAAGGACCTCCTGGAAGCAGGCTTCAAGCGGAAAGTCGGCGTCTACATCATTGTGGATGAGACCAACGTGAAATACTTCCTTCAGATGTGCGAGCGAGCACAGATGCACGCCGGGCACCTGAAG AATCTCCGCGTTCGCTGCACGGGGGGAACGGAATTTTTCACCCGTTCGGCCACGAAGTTCAAAGGTGCCTTAGCCCAGAAGTTCATGTTCCTGGATGGCGACCGGGCTATGTGCGGCTCCTACAG CTTCACCTGGTCCGCAGCCAGGACCGACAGGAACGTCATCTCAGTCCTCTCCGGCCAGGTGGTGGAAGCGTTTGACAAGCAGTTCCAGGAGCTTTATCTCATGTCCCGGGGGGTCAGCCTGAAGTCCATTCCCATGGACGAGGAGCCAGAACCTGAGCCGTTCACTCTGCCCTCTCTCATGCCCGTGACCCCAGCCAATGCAGTGGTGAAGAAGCTGATTAACCCAAAATATGCCCTGGTGAAGGCCAAGAGCGCAGAACAGATCAGCAAGATGTCGTCCGAGAGGCAGGCGGGCACTGGCAGAAACATGATGGACAGCAAAAACAAGGCCCTTCCCGAGGGCCAAAGTGCCGAGCAGCAAAACGACATGGCTGACCTAGCCCCACCCATCCACCCTGGCCTCCTCAACATGGAGAAGGCCAACATGTTCGATTACCTGCCCACTTGGGTGGAGCCAGACCCAGACCCAAGTGAAATCTTGGGGTACATCAACATCATTGACCCCACTATAAAGAATGTGAAGCTGTCCCAGATGAACCGCATCAAGGTCTGTGACGTCGCCCAGGCCAATGTCCAGCACAGGCAGATGCTAAAGAACAAGGAGTTGGAAGCCAAGAGAAGCCAAGAGCCTTCTCCAGCCACCCCTCCGACCCCAATCAAGGAAGCTCCCAAGCCAGTAGAAAGCCCCAAAGCAAGGAGTCCTGGGGAGGACAAGAAAGGAGCTTTGGCTATCCTGGCCGTGAGCCAGCACCTGAAGCAGCCCACAGCCGCAGAGGCACAGAAGATGGACGTCAGGCCCCCTGTGCCAAGGCCTCGGACAGTTGACGTCACGGACTTTATCTCCAAAAGCGGCGCGCTCTGCAAAGACACGGCTGCCCTGCTCGGGGACGCCAAGGAGCAGCTGCACCACGGGGCCGAGCAAGCGAACGCAGATTACAGGCCAGGTGAAAACCCCGCACAAGCTCCAGCCGCGGCCAGCCATCACCAGCTGAGGAGGCAGGCAGCCGTATTCCAGGAAGCCCAGGGCACAGCAGCCATGTGTCCCGCAAACGGGCTGGAAGGGGAGGACGATGAAGAGGACTATTTGACGCTCAGCGATCAGGAGAGCTATTCCAGCAGTTCGGCCACCCACAGCTACCACCCCTCCAATGCCTCCTCCACCTCGGACGAACTCTTCGAGGTGAGAGGTCGCTTTGGGCCGCTCCGGAGAACCAACTCCGATCACATCCCCAACGGGGGGAACCTGCACTTGCAAAGGAAAATGAGCGACCCCCACATCAGCCGGGGCACCTACGTCAGCCCCCTGGGGAGCCTGCAGTCGCCGCCAAACGTGCGCTTGGAGGACACGGGCCTGAGACGGGACGATGCTACTGAGGTGATCAGGTGTGTGCTGGGAACGGGCAATAGCCCGCGCGCTGTCCTGGATGGAAAGGGAGCACTCGCCAGCAAGGTCGGGCAG GGCCCGCCTTTCCACCACTATGTATCCAGGAACCCAGCATGCCCAGGACAAGGCAGAGGGGGCGCCCACGCCCTGAGACATGAGAAAAACCCAGGGCCCAGCAAATACAAGGCGGACGGAACCAGTGCTAAAAAACCCACCGCAACCACCAACCCCCAGCCATACTGGCAAAGCAAAGGTTTCAGTTCCACCAGGAACGTGCAGCCCGGCCACCTCTCACAAGGCATCAGCAGAGCAACTGGCAAGCCCTTGTCCTCCCTCCCAGAAAACCAGAGGACAGCGGACGAAGTGAGGATGCCACTTGGCATCCCGCTCACCAAACTCTCACAGTTCAAGCACCTCAAGACCAAGGTGGGCGGAGTCCAGCAGGTTTCCACCGACTCCAAACGGAGGCTCCCTGGGGCCGCCAGCCGCAAGGACCAGTAG